The Juglans regia cultivar Chandler chromosome 1, Walnut 2.0, whole genome shotgun sequence nucleotide sequence TCTTTCGCACAATGCTGGGCACGAGGATGACTCGACTCGGCTGCCCTTGATCTTGTGGGGTCCTAATCTattccaaacctgccctaaattaTCTAAATGTCCTTGTTATACGTTAATCAGCGTTATGTTATCTTGGTTATAAACTTTGGTTGCCGTTATTATAGGAAGAGAGATATGTAATGGATGGGTTCATGTATTTACACAACCATGAAAACAAAGTATACGGGCCTAAGGTTATAATGGTCAGTTCAAAAAGGTCGGTTGACTTTACAACGAACAAAGGGGGAACGGCTGCAATTTAACTTCCCGTGTCAAGCCCTGGTGTCCATCTGAGCAAAGCAAACTAACCcaacttcttttcttcttctctctcggtAAAAGTTCTTGGTTCCTTAAATTATCTAGCTTCTCTGGAAAAGTTCTTTGCAACCATGGATGCGAAGAGAAATCCAGGGCTCATGTTTTCTCTACTGTTCTTCTCCTTATCTGTCAACAACTATCTCTCACTTGGCGCTGACACCATATCTGCAAACCAACCACTCTCTGGGGACCAAACCATTGTCTCTGCTGGTGGGTCCTTCGTGCTGGGTTTCTTCACACCAGGTAACTCTTCGGGCTCGAAATACTATATAGGCATTTGGTATAGCGAAGTTAAAGTCTCTACCCAAACGATTGTTTGGGTGGCAAACAGAGACAAACCGGTCTCTGATAAAAGTTCTTCTGTATTAAGAATCTCAGATGGTAATTTGGTTCTCTTCAATGAATCCCAAATCCCAGTCTGGTCCACAAATTTGAGCTCCACCACTTCAAGTGCTGTAGCAGCTGTTCTTCGAGATGAAGGAAATCTTGTTCTTAGAGATGGGCCTTCTAATTTATTAGAACCTTTATGGCAAAGTTTTGATCACCCAACTCATACATGGCTTCCTGGTGGTAAGATTGGATtgaacaaaattacaaatgaaAACCAACGTCTCATATCATGGAAGAATTCTGAGGATCCTGCACCAGGACTCTTCTCTCTTGAGCTCGACGCAAACATCAGTTCATATATTATTCGCTGGAATAGATCCATCCAGTACTGGACTAGTGGACCTTGGGATGGGAAAATTTTTAGCTTAGTTCCTGAAATGAGGACCAATTATATCTACAACTTCAGTTATATTAACGACAAGAATCAGAGTTATTTCACCTATTCTGTTTACAATCCTTCCATCCTATCTCGATTCGTAATGGATGTTTCTGGGCAGATAAAGCAATCCACATGGTCAAATTATACCAATGagtggtttttgttttggacaCAACCGAAAACGCAATGCGAGGTTTATGCATTTTGCGGGGCCTTCGGCAGCTGCGATCAGATATCCCAGCCTTTTTGCAAGTGTTTGAAAGGGTTTGATTACAAATCGCCCAAGGACTGGTATTTGTCGGATTATTCTGGTGGTTGCGTGAGGAAAACCCCCTTACAGTGTGAGAATACCAGTCCTGCTAATGGGCAGAAGGACAAGTTCTTGACAATGCCCAACATGAATTTGCCTGTACAAGCACAATTTTTTGGGGTTGGAACTGCTGCAGAATGTGAATCATCCTGTTTCAATAACTGCTCTTGCACTGCTTATTCTTATGACGCCAATAATTGTTCAATCTGGATTGGGGAGCTCTTCAATCTGAACCAACTCACAGAAGATCAGATTGGTGCAAGAACTCTATATCTCAGACTGGCAGCTTCAGAGTTTTCAAACCACAAAAATAATAAGGGAGTTGTTGGTGCTGTTGTGGGTTCAGTTGCAGGGGTAGCACTTTTACTCGGCCTTATTGTGTTTGTAATCCTTAGGCGAAGGAAGAGAGCTGTTGGAACAGCAAAATCAGTAGAGGGTTCGTTGATGGCATTTGAGTACAGGGACTTGCAAAACGCGACCAAAAATTTCTCGGACAAGTTAGGGGGAGGAGGTTTTGGTTCTGTTTTCAAAGGGACGTTACCTGATTCAACAGCCATAGCAGTCAAGAAACTTGAAAGCATCAGCCAAGGAGAGAAGCAATTCCGCACAGAAGTCAGCACAATTGGGACAATCCAACATGTAAATCTGGTTCGGCTTCGTGGATTCTGCTCGGATGGTTCTAGAAAGTTGTTGGTGTATGATTACATGCCGAATGGCTCTTTAGAATCTCAACTTTTCCACGAAAAGAATCCCACTCAGGTTTTGGACTGGAAAACAAGATACCAGATTGCTCTGGGAACAGCGAGAGGGTTAGTTTATCTGCACGAGAAATGCAGAGAGTGCATCATACACTGTGACATAAAACCCGAAAATATTCTTCTAGATGCGGAGTTTTGTCCAAAAGTTGCAGACTTTGGCCTGGCAAAACTTGTGGGGAGGGAGTTCAGCCGAGTCCTGACAACCATGAGAGGCACAAGAGGTTATCTTGCTCCGGAGTGGATTTCAGGGGTGGCCATTACGGCCAAGGCTGATGTTTACAGCTACGGAATGATGCTTTTCGAATTTGTCTCAGGAAGGAGAAACTCTGAGCCATCTGCAGATGGCAAAACTAGATTCTTCCCAACTAGGGCTACAAGCATTATGAAGGAAGGGGGCGATGTCCTTGGCCTTTTAGACCCCAGGTTGGAGGAAAAGGCTGATGTAGAAGAGCTCACAAGAATTTGCAGAATTGCTTGTTGGTGCATCCAAGATGACGAAGCTAATAGGCCACCAATGAGTCAGGTAGTTCAAATTCTGGAGGGAGTTTTAGAAGTGAATCCGGCCCCAATTCCAAGATCTCTTCAAGTGTTTGATGACAACCGGGAGAACATAATTTTCTTCACCGAGTCATCCTCGAACCAAAGTTCACAGGCACGAAGCAACACCTCAGCTGCTTCCTCCCAGTCGAAGAGTGACGGCCAGCAACAAGTTTGGAGACCCGAAGAGCAGTTGAGTGAGAACGTTTGAGCTCTGATGTGTTTGGGTAAGAATGCaagttcttattttatttttgtactaGGACGTTTGTATATTCAATGGAACCATCCCTCCgctttagaaaagaaaaaaataaaaaaatgaacggTTTCAGGTTTGCTTTAAAATCTCAAAGAAGGTGATTGCCTATGACTTCTACGGTAGTTATTGgcgatttttattttattatgtttatttagAGATGTAAATAAGTCGAGTTTGAgctctcgtttggttacacagtttagatgagatgaaataaaatattttattaaaagttgaataaaatattattataatataatttttaaaattatttttattttgtaatttaaaaaattttaattgtttattatattttgtgagaatttaaaaaagttataatgattatatgagatgatatgagatgaaatagtttaattttatataatcaaactAATCTTGAATGAACAATAGGTGATCAAACTctgttcatttaatttttattcgaaTGTGAGTCGAGTCTGAGCTGATTACctaattatttaatgtttaCAAAGTTGATTTATTTCTTGAACAAGTTTAAGCTTATTTAACAACAGCAGGAAACTCTATGAGAATAAAACTGACTATAAATGCTAACTTGCCACTCAAATTGTAGTTATTTCTAATTAACGATGCAGCCAAACACGCTATAAAGTGGCATTTTGATTCAAGTACTCTCTCCCCTAGTCACCTAGTCCATTTTCACAGTCTTTAACTTGTCCAggacaaagaaaaattaattttaattattttttgatgcggcaaaagaaaaattaattttcagctCTGTTCTTATATCTGCAACATCCATAGAATCCTCGACTAAAAATTTCTGTCTCCACCCATAATTACTAGAACAGTTTTTTGACGATTTACTATGTTCTcttgttttcatttataaagaaaaaaaaaaaacatggccCCGGGAGAATGGTAAAGGGGTGAACAAACATAGATCTCTACCAAGGATTTGTCAATAGTATCGTTTATTTACATCAAAATTCAGAAACGGAACTATAATGTGAAAATCAACAGCTGAGGATGATGTCATCTGGCTATACAAAATTGAATCGAACAAGGCTTCAGCTTTTCAACTCTTAAAAGTTTTACATTGCCAACAAAAACTAACATACAATGGTTAGGCCGCCCAAACAGTAGTATCTCATCTTTTTCCTATCCACTTTACAAATATATCGCCAGTGTAAGTAAACCCAATTCTTAAACAGTAATGGTAAGAAAAATGTCCTCATTGGAAGATATGGCATAAGAAAAAACCAACTTAACTTTTCCGGGAAAGAAAGAACTCATAATCTGGCTGCCGATTGAATGACATtacattatttttgtaaacaCACCCTCTGGAAAAAAGTAGTGCATTTTCCTCTAGTTTTTTGAGTCTTTCTTTAAGGATTTCAGAACCATTGAAAGGTGTTGATTCTTTCAAAGAAGTTTCAACTGGTATTTTTCGATTGAACCAGCATTCACCCTGAAAATAAAAGCTTGTCAGGCATATAAGACACCATTTACAAGCATAGCATTTTgctgaaagaaacaaaataagcGCCTCTACTAGTTGTGAAGACAAGCactaaaaaatttacattcttcaCGGGAGcgcaaaatatttttgtcagaTATGATCAACTGAGTGAAGCTACCAACTTCTATATACAAACGTTAAATGCTGACAACAAAAGAACCTAGATGAAAGAGGAAAATATGACAGACTTTAAAGCAGATACAGAATAAAAATGGGTCTCAGCACAATAAGTAAAATACATACATATGCCAATTATGATGGCATACCAATTAATGAAGTTGGTTAGATTCGGATCCCAAGTTTTGAATAGTCATAGTTAAAACAACTTCTTTCCGTTGTCACATGAACCCAGAACCCAACCATCAATAATCTTGATGCAGGACAAGAGCCCCAGCACCAAATTAGTTTATGACGGCAGGCCATAGTAGGGTTTTGGGAAAGCCAGCAGGGCCATTATAGGCCAATAAAAGGTGCAATACATActtagataattcaattttgtTCTCAATACTTTTCCGTGTCCAGAACAAAGCTGCTGGTCCACTGAGCAGCATGACACATTCACTTCATTCTTTGGCAACGCAGTTCCTAGGCAATGAAAGTTCGAAGAAAGAGTGTTTCTGATTGAGATTTAGGAATTATTTATCAAGAAATCATCACTGGAAAGTGAAACAGTCACTTTCTTTCGCTTGAAATTTTGGGCATGACAAGACCATTGCCATGGTGTAAGATTGTTTCTATGGACCTTCACTATTATGCTATGTGGCCTAGGTTATTAGGTAATGAATGTTCCACTTGTCTGCTTGAAAAAGGGAGGAAGAATACTGAGGAGTGTATAATCCATTGCTTATTGATCATGGGAGGTGATATGGGAGTTGCGTGCAAATGGAATTGCTGTAAATTTTGGGCATGATAAGACCATTGCCATGGTGTAAGATTGTTTCTATAGACCTTCACCAATATGCTATGTAGCCAAAGTTATTAGGCAATGAATTTTCTACTTGTCTGCTTACAAAAGGGAGGAAGCCTAATGACTATAATCCATTACTTACTGCTCATGGACCATGATATCCTGCGTAATTCCATTCCTATATAAGTTGATAACATTATAAATAGGGAAGAAACATAAACCAAATAAGGCAAtggaaagaaagataaaaaacagccacaaaattagaaaaaaaaaagaagcaaagcaATATTAATGCCAAAACTAACAGAAGGGCTAGCAGTCAGATTCATTCTTATAGTTCTGGTTATTTCGTCAATGGCATTATTAACAAAAACCTTTGCTTCCTAGATTTAAAAGAGTGAAATATTCCACCTGCATTCTGCATGACTAACATGAAAATCCCACCCTGGAAAAGTCAATCTTTTCACTCTCAAAGCACGAGAAAGTAATTTAAAGCTAGAAACTATGTATATaaaatttcctttttcagttgattcatctaaaaaataatttcacagaGATCACAAACATCCATGTTTAAACCTATCCTACAAGTCACGCAACTGTGTGGCTTCATGCAAAAATGAAACAGACCACTAATTTTGATGTGAacagaatgaataaaatataattagccTGGAAAAGCTTCCACATAGCCTTTAAAGTTCTCATTaccttttgaaaaaatctacacaatctcctactattcacacaacctccacacaccacatattttttaatttttattatttttttcttttattaaatatttaatatatgaataatgaatagaaaaattaaattattttaaaaaaaat carries:
- the LOC108991986 gene encoding G-type lectin S-receptor-like serine/threonine-protein kinase At2g19130 — encoded protein: MDAKRNPGLMFSLLFFSLSVNNYLSLGADTISANQPLSGDQTIVSAGGSFVLGFFTPGNSSGSKYYIGIWYSEVKVSTQTIVWVANRDKPVSDKSSSVLRISDGNLVLFNESQIPVWSTNLSSTTSSAVAAVLRDEGNLVLRDGPSNLLEPLWQSFDHPTHTWLPGGKIGLNKITNENQRLISWKNSEDPAPGLFSLELDANISSYIIRWNRSIQYWTSGPWDGKIFSLVPEMRTNYIYNFSYINDKNQSYFTYSVYNPSILSRFVMDVSGQIKQSTWSNYTNEWFLFWTQPKTQCEVYAFCGAFGSCDQISQPFCKCLKGFDYKSPKDWYLSDYSGGCVRKTPLQCENTSPANGQKDKFLTMPNMNLPVQAQFFGVGTAAECESSCFNNCSCTAYSYDANNCSIWIGELFNLNQLTEDQIGARTLYLRLAASEFSNHKNNKGVVGAVVGSVAGVALLLGLIVFVILRRRKRAVGTAKSVEGSLMAFEYRDLQNATKNFSDKLGGGGFGSVFKGTLPDSTAIAVKKLESISQGEKQFRTEVSTIGTIQHVNLVRLRGFCSDGSRKLLVYDYMPNGSLESQLFHEKNPTQVLDWKTRYQIALGTARGLVYLHEKCRECIIHCDIKPENILLDAEFCPKVADFGLAKLVGREFSRVLTTMRGTRGYLAPEWISGVAITAKADVYSYGMMLFEFVSGRRNSEPSADGKTRFFPTRATSIMKEGGDVLGLLDPRLEEKADVEELTRICRIACWCIQDDEANRPPMSQVVQILEGVLEVNPAPIPRSLQVFDDNRENIIFFTESSSNQSSQARSNTSAASSQSKSDGQQQVWRPEEQLSENV